A stretch of DNA from Lodderomyces elongisporus chromosome 4, complete sequence:
TCAACTTGTTGCAAATCTTGCACTTGGATACCCAAAGCGTTTGCTTTCAGCAACGCAACTTCACTTACAGTACTGATTGGATCCATTGTTACTATTGAGATCAATGCCTCGGTCTCTTTTGggtatttttctttcaagttGAGCAATACATCGACTTTATCCGAAGTGCAAACAACAATGGGGGATTGGGTCAAGTGTAAGATATATTGTGAGACATCTGGACCCAAGGTATCGTACAATGCTGTATTTGTTATAGCATACGACGAAGTTGCCAAGTCGGTCAACACCCATTCTAACCGGTTTACGGCAAAAATGGACAAGATAAAGGAGCaacttttttcaatcacttgatctttgttgttgcataGATAGTTGGGAATTCCATAACCTGACCAGTCCCTCATatgatttttgattttccgATGTGATTCCAATTTGTCGTTCAAATATGGGTTGTTCAATAATGAACGAAGAATCCCTGCACccaaattgtttttccGTTGCCAAACCTCATCATAAGTATAAGCTTCGAATTGGTCGCCTGATTGCTTTTGTTGGTAGTTGTATGGCCTTGCACTTAAACATGGTCTATTTCCATACTTTTTTGCAGCATAATTAAAATATTTTGCATGTGTATCTAGTTCTGGGTGTATTGTTGCAATCATGCGATTGGGTATGACCTTGTTCCTGAATGTTTTGGAATAGTTTGTGCTATCATGGTGTAGTTGTGGGTTAGATACTGAATTGTGAATGTCTTGTTTGAATGGCAATTGGGATATAGCCAAGTCAGCTGTAAAGTCGTGACCACTGTATAAGCTTCCCATTAGATTTGTGAATCtcaaaatatcaaaataaaacaaaaaaactaGAATTAAgtactaaaaaaaaaacagaaaaaattgtaaagtATACGAGGATTGgttaattatttatttggtTGGCTCTTGTGGCTGTTTATAAtacgaagaagaaaattgacATTGAGATATTTCGTTTATAAACATTGCCCTTTCCAATCTATTTATACTTTGTTATCAATAATATAGATCATCAACGTTTACAAAGTATTTGTTTCTCCCCTTAacacacaaaaacaacttCGACACAATTACAAGTAATGAGGGGTAACTTACTCCATCCGGAAACCAAGCGATAAAacaaacgaaaaaaaaaaaaaaaaggaagaaaaaaggaaaagaaaaaaaaacaaaaatatttgAAGAACAAGTAAAGGTGCAAAGTGCTTGAACTTGGGGGCGGAATCAAAAAGTGCCGCTCAGCACCCATCCCCAACTATTCACCAAATTCTCCACATCTTGGTTTCATTTGTACCAACCCCACAAACCCACTCTTTagcattttctttttttttaagactaaagaaagtaaaaaacaCTCCATATTCACttaaagacaaaaacaagtggagaaaaaaaaagggttgAGTCCGTATTGTAAAAGCTATCTCGTTTTATCAATTCTGTGGGTTACGAGGTTAAGTGCATACTTAAAAAAGcggaataaagaaatagaaaaaaaaatcagtGCGGATATCGGGTAATTGGAAATTAAGGAGAATTCAGTAATATGGGAACAACTCCGAAAGCTAATAGAGATTCAGTAACCAACAGCTCTAAGTATTAAAGATTCCGAAACCAACAGCTCTGAGTATTAAAGGTTACTATGTGTTTTTCTCATTGGGAAAAGAATGGCATacgtaaaagaaaaaagcaaattAATGTAAGGGATATTGAAGGAAGgagcaagaacaacaaaagaatgaaagaaaaaaaaaagaaacagccAACACCAAGAAATAGGAATGagttcttcaacaacatcgTCGTTTTGTTTGGtctcctctctttttttcttcggTTATCCACGGCAATCAGTATTGTTGCCAACCCATTCTGCTTAAACCTAAACTGGACTTTggataagaaaaaaaaggttggTGTGTGGTGGTAGgtgggaagaagaagaagaagaagaagaaggggaGGAGCAGGAGCAAGAGGGGTAAGTACCAATGGCTTAGAGTATAATGTCTATTGTGGTCATAAAGTGGGGAcatctattcttttcttttctatttttttgttctgtaCTTTTCTAGCGCTATGTCAACAGAAAACACCACTTTTCGTTCCTGCCACTTTATTCACATTTGTCAATTCTTTTCCCCCCCACAAAAGcagagaacaaaaaaaggttaATTGCGCAACAACATttaacaaacaacaataagaagaaaggagctaaaaaaaatatatatatataaaaaaaaattcgaTGCAAATGGATGAAGCGAGTTTATATTGTGCGCAACCATCTCCACTTTCCTTATTGCCCTGTTCTAGcaagtataaatatttttttgctgcCACTTGTACATAGAGTTACCCACGGAAATCAAGACAAATTTATATACTAGATACAACCCTTACAAGAGAGATgtgaagataaagaaataatggaataatcttcttcattgttTGACAAAatagaagcaaaaaaaaagcaaaaaaaagcaagaaaaagcaaaaagcaaaagacaGAATAATAAGTTTGATTTATCTTGGGTTTGCAATAGATGTAACTATAGTATATGGCCAATATGAACCTTTTTAAAAGGTTAAGAATAGCAATTCATAAAGCACCTAGTTCTAGATGTGGCAATGTTTTATATTGAAGTCAAAAGCAGGTTACAGCGCGATAGACAACCTTGGTATCCCCAACAAACTTTTCTAAAAGATGTATTACCTTTATGCGTTTATCGTTTCCAGCTTTACGCCAATGCAAAGAGTAATCTCATCTGAAAAAGACGAATGGTTTCAATCCCAAAGCTTCTTAGTTGTAAAATGtgactttttttctctttaaaGTAGCAACTTTTTAACAGTCTCTTTAACGGTTTCTTTAACAGTCTCTTTGATCAAGTCAAAGTGATTTAAATGCAAGACAGGTTTCTTCATTCCTCAATTATGTTACTAATTTATCCTTCCCAACCATCCAACTCTTGCTCCTTACATATCGAAACATTTTCTCTCCACATTTTCTATCCACATTTTCTCTCCacattttcttcatccaATTTCCTCCGGTGTCAACTAATTATCAAAAGTTCACGGTAGTGTCAGTTAACTGAAAGTCTTTAGATCAAACTTCATTAGCATACATCAAATAGCTGGACTAAAAATGGtacattcttttcaatcacGCAAGAATAAGACATAATCACTTCCTCTTTCTATCCAAACATTTATTAATATGTTGAGCAAACCTTCCTCCTGCAATCTTTCTCCCACAATTGTCACACGAAAAATATCGTGACGCCTCTATTCCCTTGAGTTTGCTCCTATCCTGACCAAAGATATCCTTATTGGTATCTGCCAGTTGCAAGTTTGTCGCCAACTTATCCAATTCAGGGATTGAAACAGTTGCTTGTGCCATACAAGCATGGTCGGCAAAATGAGTCACAACCTGGTTCCTTATAATATTATTTATCATGTCATCTAGTAGTGAATTTGCCTATaacattaaaaaaaaaggaaaaatcgttaatattgattttgttccaacgttgaaattgtttaatTATAAGAAAcatgcaaaaagaaaagaagaaaagaaaaaaacgaaaagcCAGAACATACTACCATTCCATATGTGACATTTTCATTGGCCATGTTTCTTAGAAACAGCGATTGGTTGCAAATTATAAACAGATGAGATTAAGATCGATagagtaaaagtaaaagtaaaagtaaaaaagaaaaagaaacaaaaaagataaaagtagaaaaaaagaataattgATGCGGGAGAGTTCTCGACCTTTGCTCGCAATCAAAATAACGTGAAAACAGAAATGGGACCAAAAAAACAGCATCAAACAGAGAttagaaaaacaaagaaagggaaaaaggaaaaagaaaaatggaaaagaaattaaacaCTACTTTATGGTGCGGCTCTCTTGTGATGCTTTCTTATGAAGATAATATTAGTAACACATATAAATACGTATAAATGTCACACAACGTATATAACAACGACTACGACGCcgatgacgacgacgatgGCAGCCAAATAAGACCTTCGAAAGTAATCttggaagatgatgatgaagttCAAGACTGGAAATTATTAGGTCAGCCCCAAAATCGTGGCCCACAAGCTTCCATATGCAAGTCATcttcaataacaacaacaacaaaaacaacaacaaacgcaactgctgctattgctactgctactgccgCTGCACCACTGGCATCATCCTCAATTCCACGACGCggagaaaaagagtttgAACCCGATGGCACACAGGTTCAGATATCCTCACTTGAGGAATCTCAAAATGCAATGTTTAACGCACTACTGAATACACGGGGTCACCACTTGAGACAGAAACTTGTTGGAGTTTGGTCTATGCGTCTTCAAGAATGTTTAATATTCAATATCAGAGGGAAATTCTTCCAAGACATGGGTGCTGCTAAAGGATCAGTAGTATACTTGAATGCCGTCGAGACGGTGTACTTGTGTGAACGTGGAAGCTTAGTTGTGTACTTGTCAAATGATGAATTTGATCTATGGCTTACGGGCAGTATGGAACCAGAGGATTTTGATGTTGAAACCAAATTGATGGCTTTGGATTTGGAATTTTTATACTGCTTAACAAAAATCAATTTGTCGAAGTATCTAGTCTACTCGCACCTCAAACGATTAGGCTATATTGTGCTTGAGCATCACAATGAGATAAAATCGGCATCGGAATTTGACATTAAAGAGGAAACTGAGTTGGAAGACGTATCATTTTGGAAATTACCAAGAAAATGGGGAGTACTATCGTACCCAGCATTGCATAATAGACATATGTCCACGGCCAATTATTTCAAATATACGCCAATATTTAAAGCCATAGCTATACAACATTTGAAGATAGCGGAATCCAAAAACAGCCTGCAGCACTCTAAATTGCAATTAACTTATAATGTGTGGAAACCAACACCTTCATTTTCCAAGAAAAACCCACCAAAACCAGATTTTCAATTAGTTGTTGTGGATGCAGAAAAGACACCTATGTATTTATCGTACGCACAAATCAAtaatcttcaacaacagtTGGCACAAATAGAGGTACTGGATAAACTGCAAACTAATAAAAACCCTAAACCATCagtcaaaaagaaagaaccaCGCGTAGAATCCAAGAAGCAAATACAAGCAAAGAGGAATGCAGAAAGGCAATCCAAATTGGATATTTCCATACAAGAGAGAAATACGTATTTGAGGAAAAGAGATGAGAGTTGGAAAAATGGATTTGATAAAGTGATTGCGGCAGTTGTAAACCAAGGTCTAATAAGTTTTGTTCAGTTGTCATCTGGCAATTTCAGGTGTTTGGAAAGTGACgcaaaaaaagtattggATCTGATATATCCCGAAAGAGATCATTCGTTAGTCTACAATGAAATATGAGAATAGAGTCTCTAATTTAGGAATATAACAGACAaccaaaaaggaaaggaaaaaaaaatcatcaaaacaaaagagaacgAGATGGAAAGGAATTTTATagatagaaaaaagaaataaagaatctAATGCATTTTTAGAGAGTCGGGTGTTCATCTGTGAGTGGTTTCTTTTATTGATACTATTATCGTCATTAACCTCagaatttttctttctttttgttattgttgttattattatcattatttcTAGTGGTTCTCTTGTCCACCTGATCACGCCCAGTCCAGTCTGCCAATTctttagtgtttttttcttttcttttatcctttaattttttctccatctttttccatttccagttcatcttctttttttattgtttcagCAACCAGTGAGTTTATTCTTTGGGAACTTGTATCCACCTTTTTCAAATGTGGTGAAATTAGTATTCATGTAAATATTCAAATGGTCCTGAATATAATCATATGTTGGGTAGTCATCGGGGTCACATCCCATATTCACTTCGTCCTCGGGTTGGTACACTCGAA
This window harbors:
- the SGF11 gene encoding SAGA-associated factor, producing MANENVTYGMVANSLLDDMINNIIRNQVVTHFADHACMAQATVSIPELDKLATNLQSADTNKDIFGQDRSKLKGIEASRYFSCDNCGRKIAGGRFAQHINKCLDRKRK
- the SEN54 gene encoding tRNA-splicing endonuclease subunit sen54 (BUSCO:EOG09263AZP), encoding MSHNVYNNDYDADDDDDGSQIRPSKVILEDDDEVQDWKLLGQPQNRGPQASICKSSSITTTTKTTTNATAAIATATAAAPSASSSIPRRGEKEFEPDGTQVQISSLEESQNAMFNALSNTRGHHLRQKLVGVWSMRLQECLIFNIRGKFFQDMGAAKGSVVYLNAVETVYLCERGSLVVYLSNDEFDLWLTGSMEPEDFDVETKLMALDLEFLYCLTKINLSKYLVYSHLKRLGYIVLEHHNEIKSASEFDIKEETELEDVSFWKLPRKWGVLSYPALHNRHMSTANYFKYTPIFKAIAIQHLKIAESKNSSQHSKLQLTYNVWKPTPSFSKKNPPKPDFQLVVVDAEKTPMYLSYAQINNLQQQLAQIEVSDKSQTNKNPKPSVKKKEPRVESKKQIQAKRNAERQSKLDISIQERNTYLRKRDESWKNGFDKVIAAVVNQGLISFVQLSSGNFRCLESDAKKVLDSIYPERDHSLVYNEI